Proteins encoded by one window of Nocardioides euryhalodurans:
- a CDS encoding FKBP-type peptidyl-prolyl cis-trans isomerase — protein MEKPEIEFFDPEPPAELVVTDITEGDGAEATSGSTVSVHYVGVAHSTGEEFDASYNRGTPLQFRVGIGQVISGWDQGVQGMKVGGRRQLVIPPHLGYGDRGAGGVIKPGETLIFVVDLLEVR, from the coding sequence ATGGAGAAGCCTGAGATCGAGTTCTTCGACCCCGAGCCGCCGGCCGAGCTGGTCGTCACCGACATCACCGAGGGTGACGGCGCCGAGGCGACGTCCGGGTCGACCGTGTCCGTCCACTACGTCGGGGTGGCCCACTCGACCGGCGAGGAGTTCGACGCGTCCTACAACCGCGGCACCCCGCTGCAGTTCCGCGTCGGCATCGGCCAGGTCATCTCTGGCTGGGACCAGGGCGTGCAGGGCATGAAGGTCGGCGGCCGACGCCAGCTCGTCATCCCGCCCCACCTCGGCTACGGCGACCGTGGCGCCGGCGGCGTCATCAAGCCCGGCGAGACCCTGATCTTCGTGGTGGACCTGCTCGAGGTCCGCTGA
- a CDS encoding RNA-binding S4 domain-containing protein: MTVDVPIRDESIRLGQFLKLANLVESGAEAKPVIQAGQVLVNGEVETRRGRQLVLGDVVELGGLAARVADESVGDDLPW, encoded by the coding sequence GTGACGGTCGACGTACCGATCAGGGACGAGTCGATCCGGCTCGGCCAGTTCCTCAAGCTCGCCAACCTCGTCGAGAGTGGCGCCGAGGCCAAGCCCGTGATCCAGGCCGGCCAGGTGCTGGTCAACGGCGAGGTGGAGACCCGCCGGGGCCGCCAGCTCGTGCTCGGGGACGTGGTCGAGCTGGGCGGCCTCGCAGCGCGGGTGGCCGACGAGTCGGTGGGCGACGACCTGCCCTGGTGA
- a CDS encoding DUF445 domain-containing protein yields MSATVTMTTPNPAADDVRRRGLRRMRTLAVGLLLFAAVVYALTLGQDGFLGFVNAGAEASMVGAIADWFAVTALFKHPLGIPIPHTALVPKRKDALGQGLQEFFGENFLQESIIRDRVAAATISRRLGEWLSDPGNARRVVDEVSEVAGVALSKVRDEHISDLVESVLVPRFREEPIAPLLGTFVVEAVRDDLHHGVVDLALEELHRWLVHNPDTFTEVLSERAPWWAPPRLNDAVTTRIHTEAVRWIADIRDDPRHHAREALDSMLGQLGQDLLFDPDTQARAEAMKNRLLDHPQFAATGISLWNALRKALVGALRDPSGELRTRAEAELVGFAERLVAEEELRRRFDGLAADAAVFFVERYGAELTTVITHTIERWDGREAADRIELHVGRDLQFIRINGTIVGGLVGVLIHAVTVVV; encoded by the coding sequence ATGAGTGCCACCGTCACGATGACCACCCCGAACCCCGCCGCCGACGACGTACGCCGGCGCGGGCTGCGCCGGATGCGCACCCTCGCCGTGGGGCTGCTGCTGTTCGCGGCGGTGGTCTACGCCCTCACCCTGGGCCAGGACGGTTTCCTCGGGTTCGTCAACGCCGGGGCCGAGGCGTCGATGGTCGGCGCGATCGCCGACTGGTTCGCCGTCACCGCGCTGTTCAAGCACCCGCTGGGCATCCCGATCCCGCACACCGCCCTGGTCCCGAAGCGCAAGGACGCGCTCGGCCAGGGCCTCCAGGAGTTCTTCGGCGAGAACTTCCTGCAGGAGTCGATCATCCGCGACCGGGTCGCCGCGGCCACGATCTCGCGGCGGCTGGGGGAGTGGCTCTCGGACCCGGGCAACGCCCGCCGCGTGGTCGACGAGGTCTCCGAGGTGGCCGGGGTGGCGCTCTCCAAGGTGCGCGACGAGCACATCTCCGACCTCGTGGAGTCGGTGCTCGTGCCGCGGTTCCGGGAGGAGCCGATCGCCCCGCTGCTGGGGACCTTCGTGGTCGAGGCGGTGCGCGACGACCTCCACCACGGCGTGGTCGACCTGGCGCTCGAGGAGCTGCACCGCTGGCTGGTCCACAACCCCGACACCTTCACCGAGGTCCTGAGCGAGCGGGCGCCCTGGTGGGCCCCGCCGCGGCTCAACGACGCCGTGACGACCCGGATCCACACCGAGGCGGTGCGCTGGATCGCCGACATCCGCGACGACCCCCGCCACCACGCCCGCGAGGCGCTGGACTCCATGCTCGGCCAGCTCGGCCAGGACCTGCTCTTCGACCCCGACACCCAGGCGCGTGCGGAGGCGATGAAGAACCGGCTGCTCGACCACCCGCAGTTCGCGGCGACCGGCATCTCGCTCTGGAACGCCCTGCGCAAGGCCTTGGTGGGCGCGCTCCGCGATCCGTCGGGGGAGCTGCGGACGCGGGCGGAGGCGGAGCTGGTCGGGTTCGCCGAGCGGCTGGTGGCCGAGGAGGAGCTGCGGCGCCGGTTCGACGGGCTCGCCGCCGATGCGGCCGTCTTCTTCGTGGAGCGCTACGGAGCCGAGCTCACCACCGTCATCACTCACACGATCGAGCGGTGGGACGGCCGGGAGGCGGCCGACCGGATCGAGCTGCACGTCGGACGCGACCTGCAGTTCATCCGGATCAACGGGACGATCGTGGGCGGCCTGGTGGGCGTCCTGATCCATGCAGTGACGGTGGTGGTGTGA
- a CDS encoding adenylyltransferase/cytidyltransferase family protein codes for MARTVITFGTFDVFHVGHLRMIERAAALGDRLVVGVSGDELNLAKKGREPIFSQAERLAIVAALKPVSEVFVEESLELKRDYVLQHRADVLVMGDDWEGKFDELGDVCEVVYLPRTPAVSTTALIEKISTTG; via the coding sequence ATGGCACGCACGGTGATCACCTTCGGCACCTTCGACGTCTTCCACGTCGGACACCTCCGCATGATCGAGCGCGCCGCCGCGCTGGGCGACCGGCTCGTGGTGGGCGTGTCCGGCGACGAGCTGAACCTGGCGAAGAAGGGTCGCGAGCCGATCTTCAGCCAGGCCGAGCGGCTGGCCATCGTGGCCGCCCTCAAGCCGGTCTCGGAGGTCTTCGTCGAGGAGAGCCTCGAGCTCAAGCGCGACTACGTCCTCCAGCACCGGGCGGACGTGCTCGTCATGGGGGACGACTGGGAGGGCAAGTTCGACGAGCTCGGTGACGTCTGCGAGGTCGTCTACCTGCCCCGGACCCCCGCGGTCTCCACCACGGCACTGATCGAGAAGATCTCGACCACCGGCTGA
- a CDS encoding MXAN_6640 family putative metalloprotease — protein sequence MRRTIAAAAACLGLATTALTVGTTAAAPGGVPGPAGASLPEQAPDEALETAAAVLDGEVPPLAAQTVTAPAAPDASLALRDLLVALPRLTGEDRDRAEALLARPTDRAADPYGDGYTTRANRSCSTNVCVHWVPTTRDAPPSRRWVRTTMKVMQGVWRTEVGALGYRRPVPDGRKGGNRKLDVYLKELGSQGLYGYCAPEGTRLGSARAASGYCVLDDDFARSQFGRKPVRTLRVTAAHEFFHAVQFAYDHLEHRWLLESTATWVEERYADAVNDNRQYLPGGQLWRPGVPLDREASGYGNWVFFEYLGQRFGNAYVRRVWEAAARPGTGSVAAVRRALPRGVTFTGTYTAFAMANVTPGRSYPEGESWTQPGVRRRELGAGADVDLAPRLDRLSATRSRFAPGEALTGRRWQLRVVVDGPARASAPGAGVVRVAPDGSVVRTRISLDAQGRGRVRVPFNVRRARDVYVVLANAGSDRRRFRAKVDVVRRG from the coding sequence ATGCGTCGTACGATCGCCGCCGCCGCGGCCTGCCTGGGCCTGGCCACGACGGCGCTGACCGTCGGCACCACCGCGGCCGCCCCCGGTGGGGTGCCGGGACCGGCCGGGGCGTCGCTCCCCGAGCAGGCCCCCGACGAGGCCCTCGAGACCGCGGCCGCCGTGCTGGACGGCGAGGTCCCGCCGCTCGCCGCCCAGACCGTGACGGCCCCGGCGGCGCCCGATGCCTCGCTCGCGCTGCGCGACCTCCTGGTGGCCCTGCCGCGACTCACCGGCGAGGACCGCGACCGGGCCGAGGCGCTGCTGGCGAGGCCCACCGACCGCGCCGCCGACCCGTACGGCGACGGCTACACCACGCGCGCCAACCGCTCCTGCTCCACCAACGTCTGCGTCCACTGGGTCCCGACCACCCGCGACGCCCCGCCCAGCCGGCGCTGGGTCCGCACCACCATGAAGGTGATGCAGGGCGTGTGGCGGACCGAGGTCGGCGCGCTCGGCTACCGGCGCCCCGTCCCCGACGGCCGCAAGGGCGGCAACCGCAAGCTCGACGTCTACCTCAAGGAGCTCGGCAGCCAGGGCCTCTACGGCTACTGCGCCCCCGAGGGGACGCGGCTGGGCAGCGCGCGCGCCGCCTCGGGCTACTGCGTGCTCGACGACGACTTCGCGCGCTCCCAGTTCGGCCGCAAGCCGGTCAGGACGTTGCGCGTCACCGCCGCCCACGAGTTCTTCCACGCCGTCCAGTTCGCCTACGACCACCTCGAGCACCGCTGGCTGCTGGAGTCGACCGCGACCTGGGTCGAGGAGCGGTACGCCGACGCCGTCAACGACAACCGGCAGTACCTCCCCGGCGGGCAGCTGTGGCGACCGGGCGTCCCGCTCGACCGCGAGGCCTCCGGCTACGGCAACTGGGTCTTCTTCGAGTACCTCGGCCAGCGCTTCGGAAACGCGTACGTCCGCAGGGTGTGGGAGGCGGCCGCCAGACCCGGCACAGGCTCGGTCGCCGCCGTCCGGAGGGCACTGCCCCGGGGCGTGACCTTCACCGGCACCTACACCGCGTTCGCGATGGCCAACGTGACCCCCGGCCGCTCCTACCCCGAGGGCGAGAGCTGGACCCAGCCCGGCGTACGCCGCCGTGAGCTCGGCGCCGGCGCAGACGTCGACCTGGCCCCCCGGCTGGACCGGCTCTCCGCCACGAGGTCCCGCTTCGCCCCCGGCGAGGCGCTCACCGGTCGCCGCTGGCAGCTGCGGGTCGTCGTCGACGGCCCCGCCCGGGCCTCCGCGCCGGGTGCGGGTGTCGTGCGCGTCGCGCCGGACGGCTCCGTGGTCCGGACCCGGATCTCCCTCGACGCCCAGGGCCGGGGACGGGTCAGGGTCCCCTTCAACGTGCGTCGTGCCCGGGACGTCTACGTCGTGCTCGCGAACGCCGGCTCCGACCGCCGTCGCTTCCGCGCGAAGGTCGACGTCGTCCGCCGCGGCTGA
- a CDS encoding endonuclease/exonuclease/phosphatase family protein, whose translation MSRTRLAVATALLVLPAGLLPASAAAPGASERGRPDPDVRFQTYNASLNRAAEGQLVSDLSTPGNAQARQVAEIIQRTRPDVLLINEFDYDEEGLAADLFRSNYLEVSQRGAEPIDYPYAYVAPVNTGVPSGQDLDNSGTVGGPGDAFGFGFFPGQYGMVVYSRYPIDTDAVRTFQGFLWKDMPGALLPDDPATPAPADYYSAAELDVFRLSSKSHWDVPVEIGRRTVHFLVSHPTPPVFDGPEDRNGTRNHDEIRFWSDYVRGGRRAAYIYDDEGRGGGLRGGAFVIAGDQNSDPLDGDSIPGSAQLLLDNPRVNDRRTPSSQGAVEAAAAQPGNETHRSPARFDTADFSEPPGNLRADYVLPSRSLRILDSGVFWPRTTEPYADLVSASDHRPVWVDVKLRHHR comes from the coding sequence ATGTCCCGGACCCGCCTCGCCGTCGCCACCGCACTCCTCGTCCTGCCCGCCGGCCTGCTGCCGGCCTCGGCCGCCGCGCCGGGAGCCTCCGAGCGTGGAAGGCCTGATCCCGATGTGCGGTTCCAGACCTACAACGCCTCGCTCAACCGGGCCGCCGAGGGCCAGCTCGTGAGCGACCTCTCGACGCCGGGCAACGCCCAGGCCCGGCAGGTGGCCGAGATCATCCAGCGCACCCGTCCCGACGTGCTGCTGATCAACGAGTTCGACTACGACGAGGAGGGGCTGGCGGCCGACCTGTTCCGGAGCAACTACCTCGAGGTCTCGCAGCGCGGCGCCGAGCCGATCGACTACCCCTACGCCTACGTCGCGCCCGTCAACACCGGGGTGCCGAGCGGTCAGGACCTCGACAACAGCGGGACGGTCGGTGGACCCGGTGACGCCTTCGGCTTCGGCTTCTTCCCCGGCCAGTACGGCATGGTCGTCTACTCCCGCTACCCCATCGACACCGACGCGGTCCGGACCTTCCAGGGGTTCCTCTGGAAGGACATGCCCGGCGCCCTGCTGCCCGACGACCCGGCCACCCCGGCGCCCGCCGACTACTACTCCGCAGCCGAGCTCGACGTCTTCCGGCTGTCCAGCAAGTCCCACTGGGACGTGCCGGTCGAGATCGGCCGTCGTACCGTCCACTTCCTGGTCTCCCACCCGACGCCGCCGGTCTTCGACGGTCCGGAGGACCGCAACGGCACCCGCAACCACGACGAGATCCGCTTCTGGTCCGACTACGTCCGCGGCGGGCGTCGCGCCGCCTACATCTACGACGACGAGGGTCGCGGCGGCGGGCTGCGTGGCGGGGCGTTCGTGATCGCCGGCGACCAGAACTCCGACCCGCTCGACGGTGACTCGATCCCCGGGTCCGCCCAGCTGCTGCTCGACAACCCGCGGGTCAACGACCGTCGCACGCCGTCGAGCCAGGGTGCCGTCGAGGCCGCGGCCGCCCAGCCGGGCAACGAGACCCACCGCTCGCCGGCCCGCTTCGACACCGCCGACTTCTCCGAGCCGCCGGGCAACCTGCGGGCCGACTACGTGCTGCCGAGCCGCTCGCTGCGGATCCTCGACTCGGGCGTCTTCTGGCCCCGGACGACCGAGCCGTACGCCGACCTGGTCTCGGCCAGCGACCACCGTCCGGTCTGGGTCGACGTCAAGCTGCGCCACCACCGCTGA
- a CDS encoding HdeD family acid-resistance protein yields MSELTERRRTGWDLVLGALLVVVGLVLLAHAAFATVVSVVFVGWMILAAGLFTLTASLLRIGKEGFWTALLGGGTLSVLGIVFLRNTELAAVTLTLVAGAIFLSTGLARLVAAVQVPEARVPLVIGGGISTLLGLLVLFNLFDSSLVLLGVMLAVETIAEGVAIMVAGRGRERVTLGSHKAAPAV; encoded by the coding sequence ATGTCGGAGCTCACGGAGAGGCGACGTACGGGATGGGACCTGGTGCTCGGAGCGCTACTGGTCGTGGTCGGCCTCGTGCTGCTCGCGCACGCAGCGTTCGCCACGGTCGTGTCCGTGGTGTTCGTCGGCTGGATGATCCTGGCAGCCGGTCTGTTCACGCTGACCGCGAGCCTGCTGCGGATCGGCAAGGAGGGCTTCTGGACCGCGCTGCTCGGCGGCGGCACGCTGTCGGTGCTCGGCATCGTCTTCCTCCGCAACACCGAGCTGGCCGCCGTCACCCTGACCCTGGTCGCCGGAGCGATCTTCCTCAGCACCGGCCTCGCCCGCCTGGTGGCGGCCGTGCAGGTGCCGGAGGCGAGGGTTCCGCTCGTCATCGGCGGCGGCATCTCGACGCTGCTCGGCCTGCTGGTGCTCTTCAACCTCTTCGACAGCTCGCTGGTGCTGCTGGGCGTGATGCTCGCGGTCGAGACGATCGCGGAGGGGGTCGCGATCATGGTCGCCGGCCGGGGCCGCGAGCGCGTCACCCTCGGCTCCCACAAGGCGGCGCCCGCCGTCTGA
- a CDS encoding helix-turn-helix domain-containing protein gives MDDLEQALATVGPHLRALRQRRDTTLADLSATTGISVSTLSRLESGSRRPTLELLLPLAQAHGVTLDELVDAPPTGDPRVHLRPVKAHGMTMVPLSRRAGGIQAYKMVLPAGGGDREPEPQSHEGFDWLYVLDGRLRLVLGEHDVVLEPGEAAEFDTRVPHWFGAVGDRPVELLSLFGKQGERAHLRARPSRGTSQ, from the coding sequence ATGGACGATCTCGAGCAGGCCCTGGCGACCGTCGGACCGCACCTGCGGGCGCTGCGCCAACGGCGCGACACGACGCTCGCGGACCTGTCCGCGACGACGGGCATCTCGGTGAGCACGCTGTCGCGCCTGGAGTCGGGTTCGCGGCGGCCGACCCTGGAGCTGCTGCTGCCGTTGGCACAGGCCCACGGGGTGACGCTCGACGAGCTCGTCGACGCCCCGCCCACCGGAGACCCGCGGGTGCACCTGCGGCCGGTGAAGGCGCACGGGATGACGATGGTCCCGTTGTCGCGCCGGGCGGGCGGCATCCAGGCCTACAAGATGGTGCTGCCCGCCGGCGGTGGTGACCGGGAGCCGGAACCGCAGAGCCACGAGGGCTTCGACTGGCTCTACGTCCTCGACGGCCGGCTGCGGCTGGTCCTCGGGGAGCACGACGTCGTCCTCGAGCCCGGGGAGGCCGCGGAGTTCGACACCCGCGTCCCGCACTGGTTCGGGGCCGTCGGCGACCGCCCCGTCGAGCTGCTCAGCCTGTTCGGCAAGCAGGGGGAGCGCGCCCACCTGCGTGCCCGGCCGAGCCGTGGGACCTCGCAGTGA
- a CDS encoding NAD(P)/FAD-dependent oxidoreductase yields MDDVMQDEYDVVVIGGGAAGLNGAMMLGRSRRSVVVVDAGTPRNAPAAAVHGLLGHDGTPPAELLARGRAEVRSYGGHVVAGEATGATRVPDGFEVSLADGRSVRGRRLLVTTGLVDELPDVPGLRERWGRDVLHCPYCHGWEVRDQAIGILATGPMATHQALLFRQLSDDVVLFLHDAPHPTDEQAALLAGRGIRVVQGSVVGVEVSEDRLTGLRLADGTVVAREAVALGTRMVARSSVLTDLGVAVADHPSGIGVHVPADPTGRAGVPGVWAAGNVVDLAAQVGGAAAAGAWAGAQVNLDLVTEEAERAASALGDLPV; encoded by the coding sequence ATGGACGACGTGATGCAGGACGAGTACGACGTGGTGGTCATCGGCGGCGGGGCCGCCGGTCTCAACGGGGCGATGATGCTCGGGCGGTCCCGCCGCTCGGTGGTCGTCGTCGACGCAGGCACCCCTCGCAACGCCCCCGCGGCCGCGGTGCACGGGCTGCTCGGCCACGACGGGACTCCCCCGGCGGAGCTGCTGGCGCGCGGCCGGGCCGAGGTGCGGTCCTACGGCGGCCACGTGGTGGCCGGCGAGGCCACCGGGGCGACCCGGGTGCCCGACGGCTTCGAGGTCTCGCTCGCCGACGGCCGTTCGGTCCGCGGCCGCAGGCTGCTGGTCACCACCGGGCTGGTCGACGAGCTGCCCGACGTCCCGGGGCTCCGGGAGCGCTGGGGCCGCGACGTGCTGCACTGCCCCTACTGCCACGGCTGGGAGGTCCGCGACCAGGCGATCGGGATCCTCGCGACCGGCCCGATGGCGACCCACCAGGCCCTGCTCTTCCGCCAGCTGAGCGACGACGTGGTCCTGTTCCTCCACGACGCCCCGCACCCGACCGACGAGCAGGCCGCCCTGCTGGCCGGCCGCGGGATCCGCGTGGTCCAGGGCAGCGTCGTCGGCGTCGAGGTCTCCGAGGACCGGCTGACCGGACTGCGGCTGGCCGACGGCACGGTCGTGGCGCGGGAGGCGGTGGCGCTCGGGACCCGGATGGTCGCCCGCAGCAGCGTGCTCACCGACCTCGGTGTGGCCGTCGCCGACCACCCCTCCGGGATCGGCGTGCACGTCCCCGCCGACCCGACCGGCCGGGCCGGCGTGCCCGGCGTGTGGGCGGCCGGCAACGTCGTCGACCTCGCGGCGCAGGTCGGCGGCGCTGCTGCTGCCGGCGCCTGGGCCGGCGCCCAGGTCAACCTGGACCTCGTGACCGAGGAGGCCGAGCGGGCGGCTTCCGCCCTCGGCGACCTCCCCGTCTGA
- a CDS encoding endonuclease/exonuclease/phosphatase family protein → MTRIGTWNLENLFLPDDAPTAPDHRTAYEAKLDGLAAVITDLGPDVLAVQEVGSAAALADLVGRLDGDWRTALADPDGRGIRVGIVSRASLTHVEQVRDFPDRLAPVQVDDEAHTINALGRPGLRARFRLDRRTVDLVSVHLKSKLLSFPGGRFSPSDEDERARYAVYALHRRAAEAAGIRAYVTALLTAEPGASVVVAGDLNDSPQAATTQLLHGPPGSEVGTGGFDQPDVGDAQRLWNVAGFIDEEERWSRVYRGRRELIDHVLVSAPLVHDVVGATTGGIEVASIGDQPLARRNEPASDHRPVLVDLGPVTA, encoded by the coding sequence GTGACCCGTATCGGCACGTGGAACCTCGAGAACCTCTTCCTGCCCGACGACGCGCCCACCGCGCCCGACCACCGGACGGCGTACGAGGCGAAGCTCGACGGCCTCGCGGCCGTGATCACCGACCTCGGGCCCGACGTGCTCGCCGTGCAGGAGGTGGGGTCGGCAGCGGCCCTCGCCGACCTGGTCGGCCGCCTCGACGGCGACTGGCGCACCGCGCTCGCCGATCCCGACGGGCGGGGCATCCGGGTCGGGATCGTCTCCCGTGCCTCCCTCACCCACGTCGAGCAGGTCCGCGACTTCCCCGACCGGCTGGCGCCCGTCCAGGTGGACGACGAGGCCCACACCATCAACGCCCTCGGCCGGCCCGGGCTGCGGGCCCGCTTCCGCCTGGACCGCCGTACCGTCGACCTGGTGTCGGTGCACCTGAAGTCGAAGCTGCTGAGCTTCCCGGGGGGCAGGTTCAGCCCGAGCGACGAGGACGAGAGAGCACGGTACGCCGTCTACGCCCTGCACCGCCGCGCCGCCGAGGCCGCCGGGATCCGCGCCTACGTCACGGCCCTGCTCACCGCCGAGCCCGGTGCGTCCGTCGTGGTCGCGGGCGACCTCAACGACTCTCCGCAGGCGGCCACCACCCAGCTCCTGCACGGCCCGCCAGGCTCGGAGGTCGGTACCGGCGGGTTCGACCAGCCGGACGTCGGCGACGCGCAGCGGCTGTGGAACGTCGCCGGGTTCATCGACGAGGAGGAGCGGTGGTCGCGCGTCTACCGCGGCCGGCGCGAGCTGATCGACCACGTGCTCGTGAGCGCGCCCCTCGTCCACGACGTGGTGGGCGCGACGACGGGCGGGATCGAGGTCGCCTCGATCGGCGACCAGCCCCTGGCCCGGCGGAACGAGCCCGCCTCGGACCACCGGCCGGTGCTCGTCGACCTCGGGCCGGTCACTGCGTGA
- a CDS encoding MarR family winged helix-turn-helix transcriptional regulator — MARPERDPVREATERLLAVRRLEQELLALARRARRKAPELHGWLTIEQFAVLDYLRASNGVVVDQLSAELDGYPAVIGRLVATLESKGLIERVTESEGPGDVVLRLTEAGEELAVEVHRSRRQAVTERVHDWTLEDVTTLTRLLAGYNRGRPPRPRG; from the coding sequence ATGGCCCGGCCTGAGCGCGACCCCGTCCGCGAGGCGACCGAACGGCTGCTGGCCGTCCGGCGCCTCGAGCAGGAGCTGCTGGCCCTGGCACGGCGGGCCCGCCGGAAGGCCCCGGAGCTGCACGGCTGGCTGACCATCGAGCAGTTCGCGGTGCTCGACTACCTGCGGGCCTCCAACGGCGTGGTCGTCGACCAGCTCTCGGCCGAGCTCGACGGCTACCCCGCGGTCATCGGCCGGCTGGTGGCGACGTTGGAGAGCAAGGGACTGATCGAGCGGGTCACGGAGTCGGAGGGGCCGGGCGACGTGGTGCTGCGGCTGACCGAGGCCGGGGAGGAGCTCGCCGTCGAGGTGCACCGGTCGCGCCGCCAGGCCGTCACCGAGCGGGTGCACGACTGGACCCTGGAGGACGTCACCACGCTCACCCGGTTGCTGGCCGGCTACAACCGTGGTCGCCCGCCCCGGCCCCGGGGCTGA
- a CDS encoding MFS transporter, whose translation MSDVTKATTTRAGGVLAATCISTLVVNANTSAVSILLPAISEDTGMSVTTLQWAVTGYSLVGAAVIVTSGSLGDVFGRKRIFQLGLLLFVASCILIALAGSGGMVIAGRVIQGAAGATILACGLSLLSVANEGDAQLRAVSLWGAAAAVGAAAGPLVGGLLVGSTGWQGLFWIDAGIAVLCMVLTYATVAESRDPERPRSIDYAGTALIALTLVPLILGVSESGDWGWFSARTLGCFAVSVAAGYAFVVVERRVPVPLLDLALLRNRVLVGSTIAILIGAGTINGLMYLLSLYFQDPAALDFSPLQAGLATLPATVGLVVVAPLVPKLAAKIGARQTIGLGFLLTTAGFVVVGLVDASWAYTAFVLPLVAIAVGMGLSNGPASSAATASVAEEQVGAASGVSNMARYVGAAVATALAATIYGTVIGNQTGDGAAAGDALASGLAAAAWMMAVFSFLGVLMALVMARHRLAKGTLADAAASAAAHTHTLPTSATTHAEARRTP comes from the coding sequence ATGAGCGACGTCACGAAGGCCACCACGACCCGGGCGGGTGGCGTGCTGGCTGCCACCTGCATCTCCACGCTGGTGGTCAACGCCAACACCTCGGCCGTCAGCATCCTGCTCCCCGCGATCTCGGAGGACACGGGGATGTCGGTGACGACCCTGCAGTGGGCCGTCACCGGCTACTCGCTGGTGGGGGCCGCAGTGATCGTGACGTCGGGGTCGCTGGGCGACGTCTTCGGGCGCAAGCGCATCTTCCAGCTCGGCCTGCTGCTGTTCGTCGCCTCGTGCATCCTGATCGCGCTCGCCGGGTCGGGCGGGATGGTGATCGCGGGCCGGGTCATCCAGGGCGCCGCGGGCGCGACGATCCTCGCCTGCGGGCTCAGCCTCCTGTCGGTGGCCAACGAGGGGGACGCACAGCTGCGCGCCGTCTCCCTCTGGGGGGCGGCCGCAGCCGTGGGCGCCGCCGCCGGACCGCTCGTCGGCGGGCTCCTGGTCGGCTCGACCGGCTGGCAGGGCCTGTTCTGGATCGACGCCGGCATCGCGGTCCTGTGCATGGTGCTGACGTACGCGACCGTGGCCGAGTCCCGGGACCCGGAGCGGCCCCGCTCGATCGACTACGCCGGCACCGCCCTGATCGCCCTCACCCTGGTGCCGCTGATCCTCGGGGTCAGCGAGAGCGGCGACTGGGGCTGGTTCTCCGCCAGGACGCTCGGGTGCTTCGCCGTGAGCGTCGCGGCCGGATACGCGTTCGTGGTCGTCGAGCGCCGGGTGCCCGTACCCCTGCTGGACCTCGCGCTGCTGCGCAACCGGGTGCTCGTGGGGTCCACCATCGCGATCCTGATCGGCGCCGGCACCATCAACGGCCTGATGTACCTGCTCAGCCTCTACTTCCAGGACCCTGCCGCCCTGGACTTCAGTCCGCTCCAAGCCGGCCTCGCCACGCTCCCGGCGACCGTGGGGCTCGTCGTCGTCGCGCCGCTGGTGCCGAAGCTGGCGGCCAAGATCGGGGCGCGGCAGACGATCGGCCTCGGATTCCTCCTCACGACGGCGGGGTTCGTGGTCGTCGGCCTGGTCGACGCGTCGTGGGCCTACACCGCCTTCGTGCTCCCGCTGGTCGCGATCGCCGTGGGCATGGGGCTCTCCAACGGCCCAGCGTCCTCGGCGGCGACCGCCTCCGTCGCGGAGGAGCAGGTCGGCGCGGCCTCGGGGGTCTCCAACATGGCGAGGTACGTCGGCGCGGCCGTGGCCACCGCCCTCGCGGCCACGATCTACGGCACGGTGATCGGCAACCAGACCGGCGACGGGGCTGCGGCGGGCGATGCGCTCGCCTCGGGCCTCGCGGCGGCCGCGTGGATGATGGCCGTCTTCAGCTTCCTCGGCGTGCTGATGGCGCTCGTGATGGCGCGGCACCGCCTCGCGAAGGGCACCCTCGCCGACGCCGCAGCATCGGCCGCGGCCCACACCCACACGCTGCCCACGTCGGCGACCACCCATGCCGAGGCAAGGAGGACCCCGTGA